One Amorphoplanes digitatis genomic window carries:
- the uvrA gene encoding excinuclease ABC subunit UvrA yields MADRLIIRGAREHNLRDVNLDLPRDAMIVFTGLSGSGKSSLAFDTIFAEGQRRYVESLSSYARQFLGQMDKPDVDFIEGLSPAVSIDQKSTSRNPRSTVGTITEVYDYLRLLFARTGTPHCPACGERISRQSPQQIVDRVLAMEEGTRFMVLAPVIRGRKGEYVDLFAELQSKGYARARVDGVVHPLTEPPKLKKQEKHTIEVVVDRLSVKASSKQRLTDSVEATLALSGGIVLLDFVDLPEDDPHRERRFSEHLACPNDHPLAIEDLEPRVFSFNAPYGACPDCTGLGTKKEVDPELIVPDDERSLREGAIQPWSGGTTLEYFLRLLEALAEAEKFSIDTPWRQLPSRAQKTILYGSEDQVHVRYRNKYGRERSYYTGFEGVVQWIERRHGDTESDWSRDKYEGYMRDIPCPGCGGARLKPEVLAVTIAGKSIAEICNLSVGECAELLATIELTDREKMIAERVLKEINARLRFLVDVGLDYLSLDRGAGTLSGGEAQRIRLATQIGSGLVGVLYVLDEPSIGLHQRDNHRLIETLVRLKKLGNTLIVVEHDEDTIRTADWIVDIGPGAGEHGGRIVHSGSVKGLLANRESPTGAYLSGRKKIPTPATRRPQVPGRELVVQGAREHNLRDITVGFPLGQFIAVTGVSGSGKSTLVNDILYTVLANQINGARMVPGRHTRITGLEGVDKVVGVDQSPIGRTPRSNPATYTGVFDNVRKLFAETTEAKVRGYGPGRFSFNVKGGRCENCTGDGTIKIEMNFLPDVYVPCEVCKGARYNRETLEVHYKGKTVSEVLEMPIEEAAAFFEAIPAIHRHLRTLVDVGLGYVRLGQPAPTLSGGEAQRVKLASELQKRSTGRTVYVLDEPTTGLHFEDIRKLLIVLNGLVDKGNTVITIEHNLDVIKNADWLIDMGPEGGNKGGLVLATGTPEELAEVPGSHTGQFLRPMLGLTGEPAGADAALARAAKANGATKAAAKPRTTRTRARAAAV; encoded by the coding sequence GTGGCCGACCGACTGATCATCCGCGGCGCGCGGGAGCACAATCTGCGCGACGTCAACCTCGACCTGCCCCGCGACGCGATGATCGTGTTCACCGGTCTCAGCGGCTCGGGGAAGTCCAGCCTGGCGTTCGACACGATCTTCGCCGAGGGGCAGCGCCGCTACGTGGAGTCGCTGTCGTCCTACGCCCGGCAGTTCCTCGGGCAGATGGACAAGCCCGACGTCGACTTCATCGAGGGCCTGTCCCCGGCCGTCTCCATCGATCAGAAATCGACGTCGCGCAACCCGCGCTCCACCGTCGGCACGATCACCGAGGTCTACGACTACCTGCGGCTGCTCTTCGCGCGTACGGGAACACCGCACTGCCCGGCCTGCGGCGAGCGGATCAGCCGGCAGTCGCCGCAGCAGATCGTCGACCGGGTCCTGGCGATGGAGGAGGGGACCAGGTTCATGGTGCTGGCCCCGGTGATCCGGGGCCGCAAGGGCGAATACGTCGACCTCTTCGCCGAGTTGCAGTCCAAGGGCTACGCCCGCGCCCGCGTCGACGGCGTGGTGCACCCGCTGACCGAGCCGCCCAAGCTCAAGAAGCAGGAGAAGCACACCATCGAGGTGGTCGTCGACCGGCTCAGCGTCAAGGCGAGCAGCAAGCAGCGCCTGACCGACTCCGTCGAGGCGACCCTGGCGCTGTCCGGCGGCATCGTGCTGCTCGACTTCGTGGACCTGCCGGAGGACGACCCGCACCGCGAGCGCCGCTTCTCCGAGCACCTGGCCTGCCCCAACGACCACCCCCTGGCGATCGAGGACCTCGAGCCGCGGGTCTTCTCCTTCAACGCGCCCTACGGCGCCTGCCCGGACTGCACCGGCCTGGGCACCAAGAAGGAGGTCGACCCGGAGCTGATCGTCCCGGACGACGAGCGCAGCCTGCGCGAGGGCGCGATCCAGCCCTGGTCCGGCGGCACCACCCTCGAATACTTCCTGCGCCTGCTCGAGGCCCTGGCCGAGGCCGAGAAATTCAGCATCGACACACCGTGGCGGCAGCTGCCGAGCCGGGCGCAGAAGACGATCCTGTACGGCTCCGAGGACCAGGTGCACGTCCGCTACCGCAACAAGTACGGCCGTGAGCGCTCCTACTACACCGGCTTCGAGGGCGTGGTGCAGTGGATCGAGCGCCGGCACGGCGACACCGAGAGCGACTGGTCGCGCGACAAGTACGAGGGCTACATGCGCGACATCCCGTGCCCGGGCTGCGGCGGCGCCCGGCTCAAGCCCGAGGTCCTCGCGGTCACCATCGCCGGCAAGAGCATCGCCGAGATCTGCAACCTGTCCGTCGGCGAGTGCGCCGAGCTGCTGGCGACGATCGAGCTGACCGACCGCGAGAAGATGATCGCCGAGCGGGTCCTCAAGGAGATCAACGCGCGGCTGCGGTTCCTGGTCGACGTCGGCCTGGACTACCTGTCCCTCGACCGCGGCGCCGGCACGCTGTCCGGCGGCGAGGCACAGCGCATCCGGCTCGCCACGCAGATCGGCTCCGGCCTGGTCGGCGTCCTCTACGTGCTCGACGAGCCGTCGATCGGCCTGCACCAGCGCGACAACCACCGGCTGATCGAGACGCTGGTCCGGCTCAAGAAGCTCGGCAACACCCTGATCGTGGTCGAGCACGACGAGGACACCATCCGCACGGCGGACTGGATCGTCGACATCGGCCCCGGCGCCGGCGAGCACGGCGGCCGGATCGTGCACAGCGGCTCGGTGAAGGGCCTGCTGGCCAACCGGGAGTCGCCGACCGGCGCGTACCTGTCGGGCCGCAAGAAGATCCCGACGCCGGCCACCCGGCGCCCGCAGGTGCCGGGCCGGGAACTGGTCGTGCAGGGCGCGCGGGAGCACAACCTGCGCGACATCACCGTCGGCTTCCCGCTGGGGCAGTTCATCGCGGTGACCGGGGTGAGCGGCTCGGGCAAGTCGACGCTTGTCAACGACATCCTCTACACGGTCCTGGCCAACCAGATCAACGGCGCCCGGATGGTGCCCGGACGGCACACCCGCATCACCGGCCTCGAGGGCGTCGACAAGGTCGTCGGCGTGGACCAGTCGCCGATCGGGCGTACCCCGCGGTCGAACCCGGCGACCTACACGGGCGTCTTCGACAACGTCCGCAAGCTGTTCGCCGAGACCACCGAGGCGAAGGTCCGCGGCTACGGCCCCGGACGGTTCTCGTTCAACGTCAAGGGCGGCCGCTGCGAGAACTGCACCGGCGACGGCACGATCAAGATCGAGATGAACTTCCTGCCGGACGTGTACGTCCCGTGCGAGGTCTGCAAGGGCGCCCGCTACAACCGCGAGACGCTCGAGGTGCACTACAAGGGCAAGACGGTCTCCGAGGTACTGGAGATGCCGATCGAGGAGGCCGCCGCGTTCTTCGAGGCGATCCCCGCGATCCACCGGCACCTGCGGACCCTCGTCGACGTCGGCCTGGGCTACGTGCGGCTGGGCCAGCCGGCGCCGACGCTCTCCGGCGGCGAGGCGCAGCGCGTCAAGCTCGCCTCCGAGCTGCAGAAGCGCTCGACCGGCCGGACGGTCTACGTGCTCGACGAGCCGACGACCGGCCTGCACTTCGAGGACATCCGCAAGCTCCTGATCGTCCTGAACGGCCTGGTCGACAAGGGCAACACGGTCATCACGATCGAGCACAACCTGGACGTCATCAAGAACGCCGACTGGCTCATCGACATGGGCCCCGAGGGCGGCAACAAGGGCGGACTGGTGCTGGCCACCGGCACGCCGGAGGAGCTGGCCGAGGTGCCGGGCAGCCACACCGGGCAGTTCCTGCGCCCGATGCTCGGCCTGACCGGCGAGCCGGCCGGCGCCGACGCCGCGCTGGCCCGCGCCGCCAAGGCCAACGGCGCCACCAAGGCGGCGGCGAAGCCGCGCACGACCCGCACCCGGGCCCGGGCCGCCGCCGTCTGA
- a CDS encoding Rieske (2Fe-2S) protein: MTDVQTGPAAETAADQPARTGVVATRRVVLAGAGALGAGCLLTACGTGTTGSGSNGANGGDFSNNPAPAGSKGADAGGTGSTSDNDSGGGGTLAAVADVPEGGGVIKGDYVITQPTAGKYKAFSKVCTHAGCDVSKVDGGVIVCPCHGSTFSLEDGSPVSGPANQPLPEKKVTVDGDNIVAA, encoded by the coding sequence ATGACTGACGTGCAGACGGGACCTGCAGCCGAGACCGCGGCTGACCAGCCTGCCCGTACGGGAGTCGTCGCGACGCGCCGCGTCGTGCTGGCCGGCGCCGGCGCGCTCGGCGCCGGGTGCCTGCTGACGGCCTGCGGTACGGGCACGACCGGCAGCGGCAGCAACGGCGCCAACGGCGGCGACTTCAGCAACAACCCCGCCCCGGCCGGCAGCAAGGGCGCCGACGCCGGCGGCACCGGCTCGACCTCGGACAACGACTCGGGCGGCGGCGGCACGCTGGCCGCCGTCGCGGACGTTCCCGAGGGCGGCGGCGTCATCAAGGGCGACTACGTCATCACCCAGCCCACCGCGGGCAAGTACAAGGCCTTCAGCAAGGTGTGCACCCACGCGGGCTGCGACGTCAGCAAGGTCGACGGCGGCGTGATCGTCTGCCCGTGCCACGGCAGCACGTTCTCCCTCGAGGACGGCTCGCCCGTGAGCGGCCCGGCGAACCAGCCGCTGCCCGAGAAGAAGGTCACGGTGGACGGCGACAACATCGTCGCCGCCTAG
- the rsgA gene encoding ribosome small subunit-dependent GTPase A, whose translation MSDLSALGWSETLASAYRNFDRPDALPGRVLRADRGVCTVLDPTGVTRASLAGSVLLGAAQDPANLPCAGDWVVLRRWPDRRTTLECVLPRRTALIRRTADKDSSGQVLAANMDAVAVVEPMLPAPDDARVERLLALAWESGAEPLVVLSKSDTAGDPQAIARQLSRLAPRVRVLPVSVHDGTGVQALREYVAPGRTLALLGRSGAGKSSLVNALAGTDVMGVQEIRRADGKGRHTTAYRNLVLVPGGGAVLDTPGIRGVGLLDTGEGLERAFADVAELAAQCRFGDCHHDAEPGCAIVAALADGTLVPRRLESWRKLQREVAVESGRRAVRLAGAAQRRPHR comes from the coding sequence ATGTCTGACCTGTCCGCGTTGGGCTGGAGCGAGACGCTCGCCTCCGCCTATCGAAACTTCGACCGCCCCGACGCCCTGCCCGGCCGCGTGCTGCGTGCCGACCGCGGCGTCTGCACCGTCCTCGATCCCACCGGGGTCACCCGGGCCAGCCTCGCCGGCAGCGTGCTGCTCGGCGCCGCCCAGGACCCCGCCAACCTGCCCTGCGCCGGCGACTGGGTGGTGCTGCGCCGCTGGCCGGACCGACGAACCACCCTGGAATGCGTGCTGCCCCGGCGCACCGCGCTGATCCGGCGCACCGCCGACAAAGACTCCTCCGGCCAGGTACTGGCCGCCAACATGGACGCCGTCGCGGTCGTCGAACCGATGCTCCCGGCGCCCGACGACGCCCGCGTCGAACGGCTCCTCGCGCTGGCCTGGGAGTCCGGCGCGGAACCGCTGGTGGTGCTCTCCAAGAGCGACACCGCGGGCGACCCGCAGGCGATCGCGCGCCAGCTATCCCGGCTGGCTCCCCGGGTACGCGTGCTGCCGGTCAGCGTGCACGACGGCACCGGGGTGCAGGCCCTGCGGGAGTACGTCGCACCGGGGCGCACCCTCGCGCTGCTGGGCCGTTCGGGTGCCGGCAAGTCGTCGCTGGTGAACGCCCTGGCCGGCACCGACGTCATGGGCGTACAGGAGATCAGGCGTGCCGACGGCAAGGGCCGGCACACCACCGCGTACCGGAATCTGGTCCTCGTGCCGGGTGGCGGCGCGGTCCTCGATACGCCGGGCATCCGCGGGGTCGGCCTGCTCGACACCGGCGAGGGCCTGGAACGGGCCTTCGCCGACGTGGCCGAGCTGGCCGCGCAGTGCCGCTTCGGTGATTGTCATCACGACGCCGAGCCGGGGTGCGCGATCGTCGCCGCGCTGGCCGACGGGACGCTCGTGCCGAGACGGCTGGAAAGCTGGCGCAAGCTGCAGCGCGAGGTCGCCGTCGAGAGCGGCCGGCGGGCGGTCCGCCTGGCCGGCGCCGCGCAGCGCCGGCCGCACCGCTAG